The following coding sequences are from one Hyalangium gracile window:
- a CDS encoding ADP-ribosylglycohydrolase family protein: MPPPPRRKGPQGPDPFPALRSRGALLGLAIGDALGAPLRGRNLIAPLFPQLADGMRRAPTASIIKPRLPKVEEAPMELQEFPEEGIPENVPLEPPVLELRKGQVTDETHMACCLAASLREVKSYSAADAARRYRAWKAHSFDMSEYLREVLDEMDSGMAVLGAGRRVWLRTYRRSCTNGSLARTAPIGVYFAKDDTARIQASFEDSALTHYDPRCQLACVALNAAIAKAITGGATLEPKELITAAQTGLSVGAPLLARSLGDLIEEITFAKTLLMADLEAAQQPDPMLYGPELHLHRQYGHVRTAFRLAFWELLHAPSFEAGLIDVVNRGGDADAHGAITGALLGAFHGEEAIPADWKRTVLESMSTVRGPLWNLYHPRHLLTLVQA; the protein is encoded by the coding sequence ATGCCCCCGCCGCCACGCCGTAAAGGTCCCCAGGGGCCCGATCCCTTCCCCGCCCTGCGCAGCCGGGGTGCCCTGCTCGGCCTGGCCATCGGAGATGCGCTGGGCGCGCCGCTGCGCGGCCGCAACCTCATTGCCCCGCTGTTCCCACAGCTGGCGGACGGAATGCGTCGCGCGCCCACCGCCAGCATCATCAAGCCCCGGCTGCCCAAGGTGGAGGAGGCGCCAATGGAGCTGCAGGAGTTCCCGGAGGAGGGCATCCCCGAGAATGTCCCCCTGGAGCCCCCCGTCCTGGAGCTGCGCAAGGGCCAGGTGACGGACGAGACCCATATGGCCTGCTGCCTGGCGGCCAGCCTGCGCGAGGTGAAGAGCTACAGCGCGGCGGATGCCGCCCGCCGCTACCGCGCCTGGAAGGCCCACTCCTTCGACATGAGCGAGTACCTCCGCGAGGTGCTGGACGAGATGGACTCCGGCATGGCGGTGCTCGGCGCCGGGCGCCGCGTCTGGCTGCGCACCTACCGCCGCTCGTGCACCAACGGGAGCCTGGCCCGCACGGCCCCCATCGGCGTCTACTTCGCCAAGGATGACACGGCCCGGATTCAGGCCTCCTTCGAGGACTCCGCCCTCACCCACTACGATCCGCGCTGCCAGCTCGCCTGCGTGGCCCTCAACGCGGCCATCGCCAAGGCCATCACCGGCGGCGCGACGCTGGAGCCCAAGGAGCTCATCACCGCGGCGCAGACCGGGCTCTCCGTGGGCGCCCCGCTCCTCGCCCGCTCGCTTGGTGATCTCATCGAGGAGATAACGTTCGCCAAGACGCTCCTCATGGCGGACCTGGAGGCGGCCCAGCAGCCGGACCCCATGCTCTACGGGCCCGAGCTCCACCTGCACCGCCAGTACGGGCACGTGCGCACCGCCTTCCGGCTCGCCTTCTGGGAGCTGCTGCACGCCCCCAGCTTCGAGGCCGGGCTCATCGATGTGGTGAATCGCGGCGGTGATGCGGATGCCCACGGCGCCATCACCGGCGCGCTGCTGGGCGCATTCCACGGCGAGGAGGCCATCCCCGCCGATTGGAAACGCACGGTTCTGGAATCCATGAGCACGGTCCGCGGGCCGCTGTGGAACCTCTACCACCCGCGACACCTGCTCACGCTGGTGCAGGCCTAG
- a CDS encoding type II toxin-antitoxin system RatA family toxin: protein MPGATRSIVINAPVEKVFDTIIQYEKYAEFLSEVKEIRTSNRQGNEVNVHYKVDVIKTVKYTIRSKEERPHRVSWTFVEGEFMKDNKGSWVLEPAGEGKTKATYTVEMALGALVPKTIVNTLVEGNLPKMLEAFKKRAETT, encoded by the coding sequence ATGCCTGGCGCTACCCGCTCGATCGTCATCAACGCCCCCGTGGAGAAGGTGTTCGACACCATCATCCAGTACGAGAAGTACGCGGAGTTCCTCTCCGAGGTGAAGGAGATCCGCACCTCCAACCGACAGGGCAACGAGGTCAACGTCCACTACAAGGTCGACGTCATCAAGACCGTCAAGTACACCATCCGCTCCAAGGAGGAGCGGCCCCACCGCGTGTCCTGGACCTTCGTGGAGGGCGAGTTCATGAAGGACAACAAGGGCAGCTGGGTGCTCGAGCCCGCCGGCGAGGGGAAGACCAAGGCCACCTACACCGTCGAGATGGCGCTCGGAGCCCTGGTCCCCAAGACGATCGTCAACACCCTCGTGGAGGGCAACCTCCCCAAGATGCTCGAGGCCTTCAAGAAGCGGGCGGAGACGACCTGA
- the glpX gene encoding class II fructose-bisphosphatase, with the protein MDRNLAMEAVRVTEMAAIASARLMGRGTKNESDQAAVDAMRRAFDALYIDGTVVIGEGERDEAPMLYIGEKVGRRSEGVPEVDIALDPLEGTNLAAYGRPGAISVVAMAGKGCLLNAPDTYMEKLAVGPRARGAIDLRRTPTENLRAIAEKQKVYVEDLTVVILDRERHVDLIKEVRAAGARIRLIEDGDVAGAISTCFEETGVDVLMGIGGAPEGVISAAAVRCVGGDMQGRLVPRNQGEIDRARKMGITDISKIYTAEELARGEVMFAATGVTSGDFLRGVRFFGGGCETHSVVMRSKTGTVRFVQSVHKFDKKPGYIL; encoded by the coding sequence ATGGATCGCAACCTGGCAATGGAGGCCGTGCGCGTCACCGAGATGGCGGCCATCGCCTCCGCCCGTCTGATGGGCCGCGGCACCAAGAACGAGTCGGATCAGGCCGCCGTGGACGCCATGCGCCGCGCCTTCGACGCGCTCTACATCGACGGCACCGTCGTCATCGGCGAGGGCGAGCGTGACGAGGCCCCCATGCTCTACATCGGCGAGAAGGTGGGCCGCCGCTCCGAGGGCGTCCCCGAGGTGGACATCGCCCTGGATCCCCTGGAGGGCACCAACCTGGCCGCCTATGGCCGCCCCGGCGCCATCTCCGTCGTCGCCATGGCCGGCAAGGGCTGCCTGCTCAACGCCCCGGACACCTATATGGAGAAGCTGGCGGTGGGCCCCCGCGCCCGGGGCGCCATCGATCTGCGGCGCACCCCCACGGAGAACCTGCGCGCCATCGCGGAGAAGCAGAAGGTCTACGTGGAGGACCTGACCGTCGTCATCCTCGACCGCGAGCGGCACGTGGACCTCATCAAGGAGGTGCGGGCCGCGGGCGCGCGCATCCGCCTCATCGAGGACGGGGACGTGGCCGGCGCCATCTCCACCTGCTTCGAGGAGACGGGCGTGGACGTGCTCATGGGCATCGGCGGCGCGCCCGAGGGCGTCATCTCCGCGGCGGCCGTGCGCTGCGTGGGCGGCGACATGCAGGGCCGGCTGGTGCCGCGCAACCAGGGCGAGATCGATCGCGCCAGGAAGATGGGCATCACCGACATCAGCAAGATCTACACGGCCGAGGAGCTGGCCCGGGGCGAGGTGATGTTCGCCGCCACCGGCGTCACCTCCGGCGACTTCCTCAGGGGTGTGCGCTTCTTCGGCGGCGGCTGCGAGACGCACTCGGTCGTCATGCGCAGCAAGACGGGCACCGTCCGCTTCGTGCAATCCGTCCACAAGTTCGACAAGAAGCCGGGGTACATTCTCTAA
- a CDS encoding acyl-CoA thioesterase translates to MVEARLRVIYGDTDQMGVVYHANYFRYFEFSRMEYFRLRGGSYRDMEREGYMLPIVEASCQYKSPAHYDDVLLIRPTVSELRRVSILFTYEVVRESEPTTVLCTGRTLHACVGRDGKPKRFPDAFVRMLEQSP, encoded by the coding sequence ATGGTGGAAGCGCGGCTCCGAGTCATCTACGGCGACACCGACCAGATGGGCGTCGTCTATCACGCCAACTACTTCCGCTATTTCGAGTTCTCCCGCATGGAGTACTTCCGCCTCCGCGGCGGCAGCTACCGCGACATGGAGCGCGAGGGCTACATGCTCCCCATCGTCGAGGCCTCCTGCCAGTACAAGTCCCCCGCGCACTACGACGACGTGCTCCTCATCCGCCCCACGGTGAGCGAACTTCGCCGCGTCTCCATCCTCTTCACCTACGAGGTGGTGCGCGAGTCGGAGCCCACCACCGTGCTGTGCACCGGCCGTACGCTCCACGCCTGCGTGGGGCGGGACGGCAAGCCCAAGCGTTTCCCGGACGCGTTCGTCCGCATGCTCGAGCAGTCCCCCTGA
- a CDS encoding alkaline phosphatase family protein — protein MVRPLALALVLAALPALAKPPRLTLFITVDALGSDLLLRTRPKFKSGMRQLLDGGAFFPNGRYDYAKPRTAPGHTTLITGADPWRHGIVDNRVVDRSTGAPASVFKDEAHPVLEVPLSVATGGDTSPLNLMAETLGDRLRMTSRARGKVVALSGKGRSAIALGGRLGQAYWFNETVGKYVTGTWYTKEFPTWLKDFNARGLADKYFSQQWTLLLPRTEYLGEDDRSYEEEGPGLGRVFPHPLNGGLQAPGPRSYSALAASAFSNDLLVQVAKAALEGEALGKDEVPDILAVSFSGTDLVFHAYGPYSWEMQDTLYRLDRAVGELVTAAERAAGGRANLLIVLTADHGGAAVPEHWASEGVPARRLNPKELAQGLTQELRTRFPQTDITAIQEESDLYLIGKALDDPKLDGAAVRRAAAAWLAKQPGIATAVARDDLHTAPDVAGLLAPVRRGYYPGRSGDVLIVPQPFQVISSMPAGTNHGTPYSYDQQIPIVFAGKGVKPGTYLHAINAMDVAPTLAAMMEMGAPASAEGQPRTEFFSNGR, from the coding sequence ATGGTGCGCCCTCTCGCCCTGGCCCTGGTCCTTGCCGCCCTCCCCGCGCTCGCGAAGCCGCCGCGGCTCACCCTGTTCATCACCGTGGACGCGCTGGGGTCGGACCTGCTGCTGCGTACCCGCCCGAAGTTCAAGAGCGGGATGCGTCAACTGCTCGACGGAGGAGCCTTCTTCCCCAACGGCCGCTACGACTACGCCAAGCCGCGCACGGCGCCGGGGCACACCACCCTCATCACGGGCGCGGACCCCTGGCGGCACGGCATCGTCGACAACCGGGTCGTGGACCGGAGCACGGGGGCCCCCGCGAGCGTCTTCAAGGACGAGGCGCACCCGGTGCTGGAGGTGCCCCTGTCCGTGGCCACGGGAGGGGACACCAGCCCGCTCAACCTGATGGCGGAGACGCTGGGGGACCGGCTGCGGATGACCTCGCGAGCGCGGGGCAAGGTGGTGGCGCTTTCAGGCAAGGGGCGGTCGGCCATCGCGCTCGGGGGCCGGCTGGGGCAGGCGTACTGGTTCAACGAGACGGTGGGGAAGTACGTGACCGGCACCTGGTACACGAAGGAGTTCCCCACGTGGCTGAAGGACTTCAACGCGCGCGGGCTGGCGGACAAGTACTTCTCGCAGCAATGGACGCTGCTGCTGCCCAGGACCGAGTACCTGGGCGAGGACGATCGCTCGTACGAGGAAGAAGGGCCCGGGCTGGGCCGGGTCTTCCCCCACCCGCTCAACGGTGGGCTGCAGGCGCCTGGGCCTCGCTCGTACTCGGCGCTGGCGGCCTCGGCGTTCTCGAATGACCTGCTCGTGCAGGTGGCGAAGGCGGCGCTGGAGGGAGAGGCCCTGGGCAAGGACGAGGTGCCGGACATCCTCGCGGTGAGCTTCAGCGGCACGGACCTCGTCTTCCACGCCTATGGCCCCTACTCCTGGGAGATGCAGGACACGCTGTATCGGCTGGACCGGGCGGTGGGCGAGCTCGTCACCGCCGCGGAGCGGGCCGCGGGAGGCCGTGCCAACCTGCTCATCGTGCTGACGGCGGACCATGGAGGCGCGGCGGTGCCCGAGCACTGGGCCTCCGAGGGTGTCCCCGCCCGGCGGTTGAACCCGAAGGAGCTGGCGCAGGGGCTCACGCAGGAGCTGCGGACCCGCTTTCCGCAGACGGACATCACGGCCATCCAGGAGGAGTCGGACCTCTACCTGATCGGGAAGGCCCTGGACGATCCCAAGCTGGATGGAGCGGCGGTGCGACGGGCCGCGGCGGCCTGGCTCGCGAAGCAGCCCGGCATCGCGACGGCGGTGGCGAGGGATGACCTCCACACCGCGCCGGACGTGGCGGGGCTCCTGGCGCCGGTGCGCCGGGGCTACTACCCGGGGCGCAGCGGGGACGTGCTCATCGTGCCGCAGCCGTTCCAGGTGATCAGCAGCATGCCGGCCGGCACCAACCATGGGACGCCGTACAGCTACGATCAGCAGATCCCGATCGTCTTCGCGGGCAAGGGAGTGAAGCCCGGGACGTACCTGCACGCCATCAACGCCATGGACGTGGCGCCCACGCTCGCTGCGATGATGGAGATGGGAGCCCCTGCCTCGGCGGAAGGCCAGCCTCGGACCGAGTTCTTCAGCAACGGCCGTTAA
- the nadC gene encoding carboxylating nicotinate-nucleotide diphosphorylase, which produces MDEDLGAAGDVTSNALVPPDALGSGELVAKEQLVLAGLEAFTRVFHYVDPEVKVEHLQRDGTELKPKAVAAKVSGRLRSLLAAERTALNIVQRMSGIATLSQQARTAVRGSKLQVLDTRKTAPGMRGLSKEAVRLGGASNHRFGLFDGILIKDNHIAAVGGSIREALRRAQANAPRLVKIEIEVTNLEQLVEAIEGGADVVMLDNMDDEQIRKAVEITAGRVPLEVSGGVALERLPRLAKLGVDFVSMGSLTHSARAMDLSLEIATTRSSKGAKASRKRRG; this is translated from the coding sequence ATGGACGAAGACCTTGGGGCTGCGGGGGATGTGACCTCCAACGCCCTGGTGCCTCCCGACGCGCTGGGCTCCGGAGAGCTGGTGGCCAAGGAGCAGCTGGTCCTCGCGGGGCTCGAGGCGTTCACCCGGGTGTTCCACTACGTGGACCCCGAGGTGAAGGTCGAGCACCTCCAGCGTGATGGCACGGAGCTCAAGCCCAAGGCCGTGGCGGCCAAGGTCTCCGGCCGGCTGCGCTCGCTGCTCGCCGCAGAGCGCACCGCGCTCAACATCGTGCAGCGCATGTCCGGGATCGCCACGCTCTCCCAGCAGGCCCGGACGGCCGTGCGTGGCTCCAAGCTCCAGGTGCTCGACACGCGCAAGACAGCTCCAGGCATGCGTGGCCTGTCCAAGGAGGCCGTCCGGCTCGGTGGCGCCTCCAACCACCGCTTTGGCCTCTTCGATGGGATCCTCATCAAGGACAACCACATCGCGGCGGTCGGCGGCTCCATCCGGGAGGCCCTGCGCCGCGCCCAGGCGAATGCCCCGCGACTGGTGAAGATCGAGATCGAGGTCACCAACCTCGAGCAGCTCGTCGAGGCCATCGAGGGCGGCGCGGACGTGGTGATGCTCGACAACATGGATGACGAGCAGATCCGCAAGGCGGTGGAGATCACCGCTGGCCGCGTGCCGCTCGAGGTCTCTGGCGGCGTCGCCCTGGAGCGGCTCCCGCGCCTGGCCAAGCTGGGCGTGGACTTCGTCTCCATGGGCTCGCTGACGCACTCGGCGCGGGCCATGGACCTGTCGCTGGAGATCGCCACGACTCGAAGCTCCAAGGGCGCCAAGGCCAGCCGCAAGCGCCGGGGCTGA
- a CDS encoding valine--tRNA ligase, protein MTDTIELSKAYEPTEVESRWSKFWLEQKYFHAESSSDKPPFSIVLPPPNVTGSLHLGHALTATIEDTLIRWKRMSGYNALWMPGTDHAGIATQMVVEKELKKTEKKSRHDLGRPEFLKRVWEWKDTYGKRIGEQHKYLGASLDWDRERFTMDEKSSAAVREVFVRLHEEGLIYRAQKLINWCPSCHTALSDLEVDHEEQKGSLWHLRYPVKGTDRALVVATTRPETMLGDTAVAIHPDDERYKGLAGGTVVLPLVGREIPIVADAELVNMEFGTGVVKVTPAHDFNDYQTGLRHNLPMISIFDDNARTNKEAGSYAGLERYEARKKVLEELSLQGLMEKEEPHNLSVGHCQRCRTVVEPRLSPQWFVKIEPLARPAIEAVEQGRTKFVPETWTNTFFQWMNNIHDWCISRQLWWGHQIPAYYCTACSPRVGDDTDLPIDAPTVRVGGVDFSRAEPIVARQQPAHCPKCNGTNFTQDPDVLDTWFSSALWPFSTLGWPEQTAELKTFYPTSVMETGHDIIFFWVARMMMMGLHFMGDVPFRTVYLHAMVRDEKGEKMSKTKGNVIDPLDIILGAPADKLPPTLRNKFPQGMPAFGADALRFTLASLTQQGRDIKLSMDRVAGYKAFGNKLWNASRFVLMNLGGFRLDTRPIRERELTLADRWILARLQRAIVDTRLALETYAFSDAASTLYQFLWSEFCDWYIELSKGSLYGDDERSKDNTRAVLVFCLERILRLLHPFMPFITEEIWQKLPIHRTADSIMISPYPEPDSRLADFAAETEMAPVVAAIEGIRAIRGESNLPPSVKLVAHVQSTNSALRATIERCRGYLMPLAGLSDMRVEPPGRKPPQAAAYVGSELEIYVPLAGLIDVDAERDRLGKELARADQELAGVLRKLENPNFVAKAPPDVVEKDRARVEELKARKAKLQENLDRLAPEAPMPENQETQPEAEDTLANPQTGQVKVAPPSSPAEGAVDLSKELKSELEEGSDIVNPQITDALNKLRESTKEGLTAKDHEDLGVAYMSMGLVDDAKREFEQAKQGEEGSPAAEKAPAKKAAAKKAPAKKAAPAKKAAATKSAPKAPAKKAAATKAPAKKAAAKKAPAKKAAAKKAPAKKAPAKKAPAKKAPAKKAPGRKAPAKKAVARKAPAKKAAAKKARR, encoded by the coding sequence ATGACCGACACAATCGAGCTGTCCAAGGCCTACGAACCCACCGAGGTCGAGAGCCGCTGGTCGAAGTTCTGGCTGGAGCAGAAGTACTTCCACGCCGAGTCCTCGTCCGACAAGCCGCCCTTCAGCATCGTGCTGCCGCCGCCCAACGTGACGGGCAGCCTGCACCTGGGGCACGCGCTGACCGCCACCATCGAGGACACCCTCATCCGCTGGAAGCGGATGAGCGGCTACAACGCGCTCTGGATGCCCGGCACGGACCACGCCGGCATCGCCACGCAGATGGTGGTGGAGAAGGAGCTGAAGAAGACGGAGAAGAAGAGCCGTCACGATCTGGGCCGTCCGGAGTTCCTCAAGCGAGTCTGGGAGTGGAAGGACACCTACGGCAAGCGCATCGGCGAGCAGCACAAGTACCTGGGCGCCTCGCTGGACTGGGACCGCGAGCGCTTCACCATGGACGAGAAGTCCTCGGCCGCGGTGCGCGAGGTGTTCGTCCGGCTGCACGAGGAAGGGCTCATCTACCGGGCCCAGAAGCTCATCAACTGGTGCCCCTCGTGCCACACGGCGCTCAGCGATCTGGAGGTCGACCACGAGGAGCAGAAGGGCTCGCTCTGGCACCTGCGCTACCCCGTGAAGGGCACCGACCGGGCCCTCGTCGTCGCCACCACGCGCCCGGAGACGATGCTCGGCGACACCGCCGTGGCCATCCACCCGGATGACGAGCGCTACAAGGGACTGGCCGGAGGCACGGTGGTGCTGCCGCTGGTGGGCCGCGAGATCCCCATCGTCGCGGACGCCGAGCTGGTGAACATGGAGTTCGGCACCGGCGTGGTGAAGGTGACGCCCGCGCACGACTTCAACGACTACCAGACGGGGCTCCGGCACAACCTGCCGATGATCTCGATCTTCGATGACAACGCGCGCACCAACAAGGAGGCCGGCTCCTACGCGGGGCTGGAGCGCTACGAGGCGCGCAAGAAGGTCCTCGAGGAGCTGTCGCTCCAGGGGCTGATGGAGAAGGAGGAGCCGCACAACCTCTCCGTGGGCCACTGTCAGCGGTGCCGCACGGTGGTGGAGCCGCGGCTGTCTCCGCAGTGGTTCGTGAAGATCGAGCCGCTGGCCCGGCCAGCCATCGAGGCGGTGGAGCAGGGCCGCACGAAGTTCGTCCCCGAGACGTGGACGAACACGTTCTTCCAGTGGATGAACAACATCCACGACTGGTGCATCAGCCGCCAGCTCTGGTGGGGACACCAGATCCCCGCCTACTACTGCACGGCGTGCAGCCCGCGGGTGGGGGATGACACGGACCTGCCCATCGACGCGCCGACGGTGCGCGTGGGCGGCGTGGACTTCTCCCGGGCCGAGCCCATCGTGGCGCGCCAGCAGCCGGCGCACTGCCCCAAGTGCAACGGCACGAACTTCACGCAGGACCCGGACGTGCTGGACACGTGGTTCAGCTCCGCGCTCTGGCCTTTCTCCACGCTCGGCTGGCCGGAGCAGACCGCCGAGCTGAAGACCTTCTACCCGACGTCCGTCATGGAGACGGGCCACGACATCATCTTCTTCTGGGTCGCCCGGATGATGATGATGGGCCTGCACTTCATGGGCGACGTGCCCTTCCGCACCGTCTACCTGCACGCGATGGTGCGCGACGAGAAGGGCGAGAAGATGTCGAAGACGAAGGGGAACGTCATCGATCCCCTCGACATCATCCTGGGCGCTCCGGCGGACAAGCTCCCGCCCACGCTGCGCAACAAGTTCCCCCAGGGGATGCCGGCGTTCGGCGCGGACGCGCTGCGCTTCACGCTGGCCTCGCTCACCCAGCAGGGCCGCGACATCAAGCTGTCGATGGATCGCGTCGCCGGCTACAAGGCCTTCGGCAACAAGCTGTGGAACGCCAGCCGCTTCGTGCTGATGAACCTGGGCGGCTTCCGCCTGGACACGCGCCCCATCAGGGAGCGCGAGCTGACGCTGGCGGACCGGTGGATCCTCGCCCGGCTGCAGCGCGCCATCGTGGACACGCGCCTGGCGCTGGAGACCTACGCCTTCTCCGACGCCGCCTCCACGCTGTACCAGTTCCTCTGGTCCGAGTTCTGTGACTGGTACATCGAGCTGTCCAAGGGCTCGCTCTACGGAGACGACGAGCGCTCCAAGGACAACACCCGCGCGGTGCTCGTGTTCTGCCTGGAGCGCATCCTGCGGCTGCTGCACCCGTTCATGCCGTTCATCACCGAGGAGATCTGGCAGAAGCTGCCCATCCACCGCACGGCGGACTCGATCATGATCTCGCCGTATCCGGAGCCGGACTCGCGGCTGGCGGACTTCGCGGCCGAGACGGAGATGGCGCCCGTGGTGGCCGCCATCGAGGGCATCCGCGCCATCCGCGGCGAGAGCAACCTGCCGCCCTCGGTGAAGCTGGTGGCGCACGTGCAGAGCACCAACTCCGCCCTGCGCGCCACCATCGAGCGGTGCCGCGGCTACCTGATGCCGCTGGCCGGCCTGTCCGACATGCGCGTGGAGCCGCCCGGGCGCAAGCCTCCGCAGGCCGCCGCCTACGTGGGCTCGGAGCTGGAGATCTACGTGCCGCTGGCCGGGCTCATCGACGTGGACGCCGAGCGCGACCGTCTGGGCAAGGAGCTGGCTCGGGCGGACCAGGAGCTGGCCGGCGTGCTGCGCAAGCTGGAGAACCCGAACTTCGTCGCCAAGGCCCCGCCGGATGTGGTGGAGAAGGACCGGGCCCGGGTCGAGGAGCTGAAGGCCCGCAAGGCGAAACTGCAGGAAAACCTCGATCGTTTGGCCCCGGAGGCCCCCATGCCCGAGAACCAGGAGACGCAGCCGGAAGCAGAGGACACGCTCGCCAACCCCCAGACGGGACAGGTGAAGGTGGCCCCGCCTTCTTCCCCAGCGGAGGGCGCCGTGGACCTCAGCAAGGAGCTGAAGAGCGAGCTCGAGGAGGGTTCCGACATCGTGAACCCGCAGATCACCGACGCGCTCAACAAGCTTCGTGAGAGCACCAAGGAAGGGCTGACCGCCAAGGACCATGAGGACCTGGGCGTCGCGTACATGAGCATGGGGCTCGTGGACGACGCGAAGCGCGAGTTCGAGCAGGCCAAGCAGGGTGAGGAAGGCAGCCCTGCCGCCGAGAAGGCTCCGGCGAAGAAGGCCGCCGCCAAGAAGGCCCCGGCCAAGAAGGCGGCCCCCGCGAAGAAGGCCGCTGCGACGAAGAGCGCGCCGAAGGCTCCGGCGAAGAAGGCTGCCGCGACCAAGGCTCCGGCCAAGAAGGCCGCTGCCAAGAAGGCCCCGGCCAAGAAGGCTGCCGCCAAGAAGGCCCCGGCCAAGAAGGCTCCGGCCAAGAAGGCTCCGGCCAAGAAGGCTCCGGCCAAGAAGGCTCCGGGCAGGAAGGCTCCGGCGAAGAAGGCCGTTGCCAGGAAGGCCCCGGCGAAGAAGGCCGCCGCCAAGAAGGCTCGGCGTTAA
- a CDS encoding response regulator, whose amino-acid sequence MPKNLLVADDSLTIRKVITMIFATEDFQVTAVDNGLDAIARCRELRPDVVLADVMMPGKSGYEVCEALKSDPNTQHIPVLLLAGTFEAFDENRARAARADDHITKPFESQVLLDKVKAMVGQKSNTMPASAATQVTPQAAAAPAPRPPGPQAPPAAAGGPRPPGPAGVPRPPGPGMPPGPGMPPGARPPGPGMPPGPGMPPGPGMARPPGPGMPPGPGAPRPPGPGMPPGPGVPPGARPPGPGMPPGPGMARPPGPGVPPGAVPRPPGPGMPPGPGAPPGARPPGPGMPPGPGMARPPGPGGPPAPGMPGGIPRPPGGAGLPSAPAGAQPVPRGRDPFGLGAPAPQGGPQPRQPEASISIEDSLPEPGGAEEISLDVGAPAQAPAGRRPVAADGGEALLREALSKASREVIEKIAWEVVPQLAETIIREELDRLIKDRETQH is encoded by the coding sequence ATGCCGAAGAATCTGCTGGTCGCCGACGACTCCCTCACCATCCGCAAGGTCATCACGATGATCTTCGCGACCGAGGACTTCCAGGTGACCGCGGTGGACAACGGGTTGGATGCGATCGCCCGCTGCCGTGAGCTGCGCCCGGATGTGGTGCTGGCCGATGTGATGATGCCCGGCAAGAGCGGGTACGAGGTGTGCGAGGCGCTCAAGAGCGATCCGAACACCCAGCACATCCCCGTGCTGCTGCTGGCCGGAACCTTCGAGGCCTTCGACGAGAACCGCGCCCGCGCCGCCCGCGCGGATGACCACATCACCAAGCCCTTCGAGAGCCAGGTGCTGCTCGACAAGGTGAAGGCCATGGTGGGGCAGAAGTCGAACACCATGCCCGCCTCGGCCGCCACGCAGGTGACTCCGCAGGCTGCCGCCGCCCCCGCGCCGCGGCCGCCCGGTCCTCAGGCTCCTCCCGCCGCCGCCGGTGGGCCTCGTCCTCCGGGGCCCGCGGGCGTTCCGCGTCCTCCGGGGCCGGGGATGCCGCCGGGGCCGGGCATGCCGCCGGGCGCTCGTCCCCCTGGGCCGGGCATGCCGCCGGGACCCGGGATGCCGCCGGGGCCGGGCATGGCGCGTCCTCCGGGGCCGGGCATGCCGCCGGGGCCGGGCGCTCCGCGTCCTCCGGGACCGGGGATGCCGCCGGGGCCGGGCGTGCCTCCGGGTGCGCGTCCTCCCGGGCCGGGGATGCCTCCGGGACCGGGCATGGCGCGTCCGCCGGGGCCTGGAGTGCCTCCGGGGGCCGTTCCGCGTCCTCCGGGACCGGGAATGCCGCCGGGTCCAGGTGCGCCGCCGGGTGCGCGTCCTCCGGGGCCGGGGATGCCTCCGGGGCCGGGCATGGCGCGTCCGCCGGGGCCTGGTGGGCCGCCCGCGCCGGGCATGCCCGGTGGGATTCCGCGTCCGCCGGGTGGCGCGGGGCTGCCGTCCGCTCCCGCGGGAGCTCAGCCCGTGCCGCGTGGCCGCGATCCGTTCGGCCTTGGAGCGCCCGCGCCTCAGGGTGGGCCGCAGCCGCGACAGCCCGAGGCTTCCATCTCGATCGAGGACTCCCTGCCCGAGCCGGGCGGCGCCGAGGAGATCTCCCTCGACGTTGGCGCCCCGGCGCAGGCCCCCGCGGGCCGTCGGCCCGTGGCCGCGGATGGCGGAGAGGCCCTGCTGCGAGAGGCGCTCTCGAAGGCTTCGCGTGAAGTCATCGAGAAGATCGCCTGGGAGGTAGTACCGCAGCTCGCCGAGACCATCATCCGTGAGGAGCTGGATCGGCTGATCAAGGACCGAGAGACGCAGCACTGA